The proteins below come from a single Terriglobales bacterium genomic window:
- a CDS encoding FAD-dependent thymidylate synthase, protein MSDQKPSSNNHQPATNVYAVYGAEPEVQAYAMAKYSRSALSMKESLHEINEQKAEKFLNTFYFQYGHRSIADLAHVAFAIEKLSMIAAIILVDEQRWDGQERSTRYQDFRKSGYTIPDFGEDADALQLYRETIEFLFTEYETLSESMWKWLTERTPRPEAMKQEAYERTLKARAFDISRYLLPLGTNTSLGQIMNARTLETQISRLLSSEYPEVQNLGRLLKQAASEPAYNVNQEAWSALVDQIKTMNQELGNLAQQNLLKDVRVSPTLVKYADPNQYEISTRKELRHAAAEILAGEKIKTANPVDLLDDEPFEIELATTLLYEHCHYSYRQVRERVTGLSAARRQEIIELGAKHRGKHDELLRAFSAGQRFRFDILMDVGGFRDMHRHRRCIQIGQEFTALHGYDTPEDLISAGLEPRYQQTMRRAAESATALATNHGATASVYALPMAYRKRTLFKMDFAEAVYISELRTTPAGHFSYRNVAYAMYEAVVERYPALKQYFRVTDVREPVDLLKR, encoded by the coding sequence ATGTCGGACCAGAAGCCCTCTTCTAATAACCACCAACCGGCCACCAATGTCTATGCCGTGTACGGCGCTGAACCTGAGGTGCAAGCCTATGCCATGGCCAAATACTCGCGTTCGGCGCTCTCCATGAAGGAGTCGCTGCATGAGATCAACGAGCAGAAGGCCGAAAAATTTCTCAACACTTTTTATTTCCAATACGGCCACCGCTCGATTGCCGACCTGGCCCATGTTGCCTTCGCCATCGAAAAGCTTTCGATGATTGCCGCCATCATTTTGGTGGATGAGCAACGCTGGGACGGCCAGGAGCGCTCGACGCGCTATCAGGATTTCCGCAAAAGCGGCTATACCATCCCCGATTTCGGCGAGGATGCAGACGCCTTGCAGCTTTACCGCGAAACTATTGAGTTTCTTTTTACGGAGTACGAAACTCTCTCCGAAAGCATGTGGAAGTGGCTGACAGAGCGCACCCCGAGACCTGAAGCCATGAAACAGGAAGCTTACGAGCGCACGCTGAAGGCCCGCGCCTTTGATATCTCGCGTTATCTGCTGCCGCTGGGAACCAACACTTCCCTGGGCCAGATCATGAATGCGCGCACGCTGGAGACGCAGATTTCACGCCTGCTTTCGAGTGAGTATCCCGAAGTGCAGAACTTGGGCCGGCTATTGAAGCAGGCGGCAAGCGAACCCGCGTACAACGTGAACCAGGAGGCATGGAGCGCACTGGTAGATCAAATCAAGACGATGAATCAGGAACTGGGCAACTTGGCGCAGCAGAACCTGTTGAAGGATGTCAGAGTGTCGCCGACGCTGGTGAAGTATGCTGATCCCAACCAGTATGAGATCTCGACGCGAAAAGAGCTACGGCATGCTGCTGCTGAGATTTTGGCAGGAGAGAAGATCAAGACTGCTAACCCCGTTGATTTACTCGACGATGAACCTTTCGAAATCGAACTTGCCACCACGTTGCTTTATGAGCATTGCCATTATTCCTATCGGCAGGTCCGCGAGCGAGTGACCGGCTTAAGTGCGGCGCGACGACAAGAGATCATCGAACTCGGCGCTAAACATCGCGGCAAGCACGACGAGTTGCTACGCGCATTCTCGGCGGGGCAGAGGTTTCGCTTTGACATCCTGATGGATGTGGGCGGATTCCGCGATATGCACCGCCACCGGCGCTGCATTCAGATTGGCCAGGAGTTTACCGCTCTCCATGGATATGACACGCCTGAGGATTTGATCTCCGCCGGGCTCGAACCGCGTTACCAGCAAACCATGCGCCGTGCTGCTGAGTCTGCCACTGCATTAGCCACGAATCACGGCGCGACAGCTTCGGTTTACGCGCTACCGATGGCTTATCGTAAGCGCACGCTCTTCAAGATGGATTTCGCCGAGGCAGTCTACATCTCGGAACTGCGCACCACACCGGCCGGACACTTTTCCTATCGCAATGTGGCCTATGCCATGTATGAGGCTGTAGTTGAGCGCTATCCTGCACTGAAGCAGTATTTCCGGGTGACGGATGTGCGCGAGCCGGTGGATTTGCTGAAGCGGTGA
- a CDS encoding RDD family protein, whose product MDCPKCGVRNPNSSSTCVNCGKELAETVVSGELHTDGSTMLMAGYGIASLWRRLGALILDSILLTALWWLALIWGANRWNGPQPGGSLNVTGTPLLAATVGIAIIAALYFWLMEALFGATLGKASVGIQVRRVSGEGAGIRAAFIRTLARLLDVLPAFYLLGWIFAIFSAKRQRIGDRMAGTVVILRESVLFTLAGVIFYLAAVGAIGWQVYRQYRNMHSISLHVAMGAGGAIDSGARGEQSGSATLPVVQSGNLKLQNFTFTDGNSVAPRASSVYKAEDDVYAKYELTGYGSNPQGNIAVAIRVTCTDPNGLALDHPWENTVTGASKGAGVPIQANYRIHLPPFAPAGIYKINIHAQDNVANSGQDFASAFTVENATPVLAAVKLEVRDFHFTRSKQGEPIAPAEYHAGESVYYSFRLLGMQFRDDHVNLHIAYKLLEPDGSLLLNKPDWESLNDAYVYHPANFFLQVSGYLDLPADIKPGTYTLQYEVTDNNGNSNLIHESKFEVK is encoded by the coding sequence ATGGATTGTCCTAAGTGCGGGGTCCGAAATCCCAACAGCTCATCCACGTGCGTGAACTGCGGCAAAGAATTAGCAGAAACCGTCGTCTCTGGCGAGCTTCATACCGATGGATCAACCATGCTCATGGCCGGCTATGGGATAGCCAGCTTGTGGCGACGCCTGGGAGCCTTGATTTTGGACTCGATTTTGCTGACCGCACTTTGGTGGCTGGCCCTGATTTGGGGTGCAAACCGCTGGAATGGGCCGCAACCCGGTGGATCTTTAAATGTAACGGGCACGCCGCTCCTGGCCGCAACTGTGGGCATTGCTATTATTGCCGCGCTCTACTTCTGGCTCATGGAAGCCTTGTTTGGGGCAACTCTAGGCAAAGCGTCTGTTGGCATTCAGGTGCGGCGGGTAAGCGGTGAAGGCGCGGGGATCAGGGCGGCGTTTATCCGCACCTTGGCGCGTCTGTTGGATGTTCTGCCTGCGTTTTATCTGCTGGGGTGGATATTCGCGATATTTTCCGCGAAACGGCAGCGGATCGGCGACCGCATGGCAGGAACAGTAGTGATCTTGCGAGAAAGTGTTCTCTTTACCCTGGCGGGAGTGATTTTTTATCTGGCTGCAGTTGGCGCCATTGGCTGGCAAGTGTATCGCCAATATCGCAACATGCATAGCATCAGTCTGCATGTTGCCATGGGCGCCGGTGGCGCAATTGACTCGGGAGCGCGTGGAGAGCAGAGCGGCTCGGCCACTCTTCCCGTGGTGCAAAGCGGCAACCTGAAGTTGCAGAACTTCACTTTCACTGATGGAAACAGCGTCGCACCACGGGCAAGCTCGGTTTACAAAGCGGAAGACGACGTCTATGCCAAATATGAGTTGACCGGCTATGGCAGCAATCCGCAGGGCAACATCGCGGTCGCAATCCGCGTAACCTGCACGGACCCCAACGGGCTGGCATTGGACCATCCCTGGGAAAATACGGTCACGGGAGCATCCAAAGGCGCCGGAGTTCCGATCCAGGCAAATTATCGGATCCATTTGCCGCCATTTGCTCCGGCCGGGATTTATAAAATCAACATCCATGCTCAGGACAATGTGGCCAATTCCGGGCAAGACTTTGCTTCAGCTTTTACCGTAGAAAACGCCACGCCGGTGCTGGCCGCGGTCAAACTCGAGGTCCGGGATTTTCACTTTACCCGCAGCAAACAGGGTGAACCCATTGCGCCTGCCGAGTATCACGCCGGAGAGAGCGTCTATTACAGCTTCCGCCTGCTGGGAATGCAATTCCGCGATGACCACGTCAACCTGCACATCGCCTATAAGCTGCTTGAACCGGATGGAAGCCTCTTACTCAACAAACCGGATTGGGAGAGCTTGAATGACGCCTATGTGTACCATCCGGCAAATTTCTTTCTGCAGGTCAGCGGATATCTTGACTTGCCCGCAGACATCAAACCTGGAACTTATACCTTGCAATATGAAGTCACTGACAACAACGGGAATAGCAACCTTATCCACGAGAGCAAGTTTGAGGTGAAATAA
- a CDS encoding PBP1A family penicillin-binding protein translates to MKYLYSELPAVQVAGTRLVGRVVFGLLVLAAALVGAFAGLLIVYSTDLPQVSELEHYRPSSITELYDDQGREIGSFAIQRRLIVNYEDLPKVLREAVISIEDKDFERHWGINLWRVLGAFYRDIATHRNMQGASTLTMQLSRNLFLSQERTMSRKMQEAMLAIQIERRFTKPQIFTMYCNQIYLGHGVYGFEAGAEYYFNKHAKDLTLEEAAVLAGLPKSPTEYSPILHPDRSLARRNLVINNMLEDGKITAEEANNAKAAPLRLNVNVPPNNLAPWFAEDVRRYLEKKYGSDQVHLDGLRVYTSLDMDLQKVATQAVLDGVAAYERRHGWKAKLQNVIAMGQKMSEYEHPDWNNTIDVGSYEHALVTSVTASLATVKFGRYTAALGPSDVSWTGKRSPLQLFKVGDIVYVKVLSLGPDSKAGVRLEQNSGAQGALLAIDNATGDIKAMVGGLDYEESKFNRATQALRQVGSSFKPYVYTAAVDTAGATPDDMILDAPTSFITGSGVYTPHNYDGKFEGNITLRHALAESRNIPALKLAERVGMKTVIEYAHKFGVTSPLPPYLPVALGAAEVTLYEQTAAFSTFPNDGVRVTPRYIRKVVDYDGRVMEENYPEVKDVVGANTARIMTSMMREVVLHGTAARANALKHPLAGKTGTTNDFTDAWFIGFSPSITCGVWIGFDEKKNLGAKETGAQAALPIWMDFMKVAIQGHDDEDFTAPTLAPRPPTAVAVKEDTPDIKPGEDVDQAAH, encoded by the coding sequence ATGAAATATCTTTACTCAGAACTTCCCGCCGTCCAGGTAGCGGGAACCCGGCTGGTGGGACGGGTGGTCTTCGGGCTCCTTGTGCTCGCCGCCGCGTTGGTAGGCGCCTTCGCGGGTCTGTTGATTGTCTATTCCACCGACCTTCCTCAGGTCAGCGAGTTGGAGCATTACCGCCCCAGTTCCATCACTGAGTTGTACGACGACCAAGGCCGCGAGATCGGATCATTCGCCATCCAGAGGCGCCTGATCGTGAATTATGAAGACCTGCCCAAGGTGCTGCGCGAAGCCGTAATTTCCATCGAAGACAAGGATTTCGAGCGCCACTGGGGCATTAATTTGTGGCGCGTGTTGGGCGCGTTTTATCGCGATATTGCCACGCATCGCAACATGCAGGGCGCATCTACGTTGACTATGCAGCTTTCCCGCAATCTGTTTCTTTCGCAGGAGCGCACGATGTCGCGCAAAATGCAGGAGGCCATGCTGGCCATCCAGATCGAGCGGCGTTTTACCAAGCCCCAGATTTTTACCATGTACTGCAACCAGATTTACCTGGGACACGGCGTCTACGGCTTTGAAGCCGGTGCCGAGTATTACTTCAACAAACATGCGAAGGACCTGACGCTCGAAGAGGCTGCCGTGCTCGCCGGATTGCCCAAGAGCCCGACAGAGTATTCGCCTATACTCCATCCCGACCGGTCGTTGGCGCGCCGGAACCTGGTGATCAACAATATGCTGGAAGACGGCAAGATCACCGCCGAGGAAGCCAACAACGCCAAGGCGGCCCCGCTCCGGCTCAATGTTAACGTGCCCCCGAATAATCTTGCCCCCTGGTTTGCCGAAGACGTGCGCCGCTATTTGGAAAAAAAATATGGCAGCGACCAGGTCCACCTGGACGGCCTGCGCGTTTATACCTCCCTGGACATGGATTTACAAAAGGTAGCTACACAAGCTGTTCTCGATGGCGTGGCCGCCTACGAACGCCGCCATGGCTGGAAGGCGAAACTGCAGAACGTGATCGCCATGGGCCAGAAGATGTCTGAATATGAGCATCCCGATTGGAACAATACCATTGACGTAGGCAGCTACGAGCACGCCCTGGTTACCTCGGTGACCGCATCTTTGGCGACGGTGAAGTTTGGCCGCTACACCGCAGCTTTGGGCCCAAGCGATGTTTCCTGGACGGGCAAACGCTCGCCCCTGCAACTCTTCAAAGTGGGCGATATCGTATACGTGAAGGTTTTGTCCCTGGGTCCTGACAGCAAAGCCGGCGTGCGTCTGGAGCAGAACTCGGGCGCGCAGGGCGCGCTGCTGGCCATAGACAACGCGACCGGCGACATCAAGGCCATGGTAGGCGGGCTCGATTACGAGGAATCCAAATTCAACCGCGCAACCCAGGCTTTGCGCCAGGTGGGTTCGTCGTTTAAGCCCTACGTTTATACCGCTGCTGTGGATACAGCCGGGGCCACGCCCGACGACATGATTCTGGATGCGCCCACTTCTTTTATCACCGGCTCCGGCGTTTACACGCCGCACAACTACGACGGAAAATTTGAGGGCAACATTACTCTGCGCCATGCGCTGGCCGAGTCACGCAACATTCCTGCGCTGAAGCTGGCCGAACGCGTGGGCATGAAGACGGTGATCGAATACGCCCATAAATTCGGAGTGACCTCCCCGCTGCCGCCGTATTTGCCGGTCGCGCTCGGCGCTGCCGAAGTAACTCTCTACGAACAGACCGCAGCGTTTTCCACTTTCCCCAACGATGGGGTGCGCGTCACCCCGCGCTACATCCGGAAAGTGGTTGACTACGATGGGCGCGTGATGGAAGAAAATTATCCTGAAGTTAAAGATGTGGTGGGCGCCAATACTGCGCGTATCATGACCTCGATGATGCGCGAGGTTGTGCTGCACGGCACGGCAGCCCGGGCCAACGCGCTCAAACATCCGCTGGCAGGCAAGACCGGGACCACGAACGACTTCACCGATGCCTGGTTTATCGGGTTTTCTCCTTCGATTACCTGCGGGGTGTGGATCGGTTTCGACGAAAAGAAAAACCTTGGCGCGAAAGAAACCGGCGCACAGGCAGCGCTGCCCATCTGGATGGATTTCATGAAAGTTGCCATCCAGGGCCATGATGACGAAGACTTCACCGCTCCAACCCTGGCGCCGCGTCCGCCCACGGCTGTAGCCGTGAAGGAAGATACGCCTGACATCAAGCCCGGCGAGGACGTAGACCAGGCCGCCCATTAA
- a CDS encoding PASTA domain-containing protein: MSLPKEIPNKAQGPATARLLGYPVRRLFRLAMLGLVLVLVAFLSALTSMRFAIHGREVQVPQLAGKTTAEAEGLLSNLGLTLEVENRFYSAKVREGGIVSQIPQPGTNVRRGWRVRVALSLGPQRVSVPNVLGESGRAAEINVQRRGLELGTVAIAHLPQFPADQVIAQSPPPNSTGITTPKVNLLVTAPPEAQAYIMPDFTGRSAADARSIIESTGLRAIRTGDTSSSAVDPNSPAAWTGYVVRQSPAAGERVTPGTTVVLEIAR; this comes from the coding sequence TTGAGTTTGCCAAAAGAAATTCCGAACAAAGCCCAAGGGCCCGCCACGGCAAGGCTCCTGGGTTATCCCGTGCGGCGCCTCTTCCGTCTCGCCATGTTGGGATTGGTTCTGGTGCTGGTGGCATTTCTCTCTGCGCTGACCTCGATGCGCTTTGCCATCCACGGACGCGAGGTGCAAGTGCCTCAACTCGCTGGCAAGACAACGGCCGAGGCGGAAGGCCTGTTGAGCAATCTGGGGTTGACCCTGGAGGTGGAAAATCGCTTCTACAGCGCCAAAGTTCGCGAGGGCGGTATCGTCTCCCAGATCCCTCAGCCCGGCACCAATGTGCGTCGCGGATGGCGCGTGCGCGTGGCCCTGAGCCTGGGCCCGCAGCGCGTATCCGTTCCGAATGTTCTGGGCGAAAGCGGCCGCGCCGCCGAAATCAACGTGCAGCGCCGTGGCCTGGAGCTGGGGACGGTTGCCATCGCGCATCTGCCGCAGTTTCCCGCCGATCAGGTGATCGCGCAAAGCCCCCCACCCAACTCTACGGGGATAACCACTCCCAAAGTGAATCTGCTCGTGACCGCACCGCCCGAAGCGCAGGCTTATATCATGCCCGACTTCACCGGCCGCTCCGCCGCTGATGCGCGCAGCATCATCGAATCCACCGGATTGCGTGCCATCAGGACCGGTGATACATCGTCTTCCGCCGTGGACCCGAATTCACCCGCTGCCTGGACAGGCTACGTCGTGCGCCAATCCCCCGCTGCGGGAGAAAGAGTCACCCCAGGGACGACCGTGGTCCTTGAAATAGCGCGTTAG
- a CDS encoding PEGA domain-containing protein, with the protein MRPQIRILFVVLNVFVLTSLSGAKEQPAQVIDWPSGENSILRFSIGKIQKIGTFAGENSYFIDTAVENRSKKEIPRASFTFYMYDKNKARIGDGSLDFSNLAAGETLKIKVTASTAGTLVSLSVVPSSLPPELQSYLPLKMVSLTVYSVPSSAKLKADGKEYGITPIAVNLSVGSHTLEFEKEGYNNGTFPLVINSDQLSGGSVSYELGTSAHDTVELRDGTVLTADVESLDASSITVHIAGNIQKLDRNQVKRILLVPREISHP; encoded by the coding sequence ATGCGGCCACAAATAAGAATTCTCTTCGTTGTCCTCAATGTTTTCGTTCTTACTTCGCTGTCCGGGGCAAAAGAACAACCGGCGCAGGTCATTGATTGGCCTAGCGGCGAAAACTCTATCTTGCGCTTCAGCATCGGCAAGATCCAAAAAATCGGGACTTTTGCCGGCGAGAACTCTTACTTTATTGATACAGCGGTAGAGAACCGGTCCAAGAAGGAGATACCGCGGGCCAGCTTCACTTTTTACATGTACGACAAGAATAAGGCGCGGATTGGAGACGGGAGTCTCGATTTCAGCAACTTGGCCGCAGGCGAAACCTTGAAGATCAAAGTCACGGCTTCGACTGCCGGAACGCTGGTGAGCCTAAGTGTCGTCCCTTCCAGTCTACCGCCCGAACTGCAATCGTACCTTCCATTAAAGATGGTGAGCCTAACGGTTTATTCGGTGCCGTCTAGCGCCAAGTTGAAGGCGGACGGAAAAGAATATGGCATAACCCCTATTGCCGTGAACCTAAGCGTTGGCAGTCATACTCTCGAGTTTGAAAAGGAAGGATACAACAACGGTACTTTCCCTCTCGTGATTAATTCAGACCAACTCTCAGGTGGCAGCGTGAGTTACGAGTTAGGAACGTCGGCGCATGACACGGTTGAATTGCGGGATGGAACAGTATTGACCGCCGATGTTGAGTCTCTGGATGCCAGCTCAATCACAGTCCACATTGCAGGAAATATTCAGAAATTGGACCGCAATCAAGTAAAACGCATTCTTTTAGTTCCGAGAGAAATTTCCCACCCATAG
- a CDS encoding DUF3592 domain-containing protein has product MAVQLGQLLFCGLVSLAGLGLIFMAAFDLRKANRAKTWPTAQGKVLSSGLAAVNDSDGTTYKAAILYEYSVNSVDHRSDVWRVRAGSSSFTKAATEAVKRYPAGATVTVYFNPENPADAMLEPGKVSWSLLFGGVMFAGIGAIGFLHVA; this is encoded by the coding sequence ATGGCAGTACAACTTGGGCAGCTTTTATTTTGTGGGTTGGTTTCGCTTGCCGGGCTCGGCCTGATATTTATGGCAGCTTTCGACCTGCGCAAAGCCAATCGAGCAAAGACCTGGCCCACGGCACAGGGAAAAGTCCTGAGTTCCGGCTTGGCTGCGGTGAACGACAGCGATGGGACCACTTACAAAGCGGCAATTCTCTACGAATACTCCGTGAACAGCGTGGACCATCGTTCTGACGTTTGGCGCGTCCGCGCCGGCAGCAGCTCTTTCACCAAGGCAGCAACCGAGGCGGTCAAGCGCTATCCAGCGGGAGCGACGGTGACCGTCTATTTCAATCCTGAAAACCCGGCTGACGCGATGCTTGAGCCGGGGAAAGTCTCCTGGTCATTGCTCTTCGGCGGCGTGATGTTTGCCGGCATCGGCGCAATCGGCTTCCTGCATGTGGCCTAG
- the fmt gene encoding methionyl-tRNA formyltransferase — MKLIFCGTPQFAVPTLNALAQAGHEIALVVCQPDRPSGRGQQISIPAVKQRALELGLQATQPEKIKTNPEFQAQLQALKPQVIIVVAYGRIIPKWMLDLPPLGNLNLHASLLPKYRGAAPIQWAIASGEQITGATTMRIDEGLDTGDILLQREIPILESATAVTLSPRLAQAGAELMVETLRGLESNSIQPKPQDNSRATLAPILNKEDGRMDFSRPAEVLVNRLRGFQPWPGAFTSFRRKQLQITQAKAGEAYSIQIQFGELQSGELRVSQDRLLAGCGNNTVLEILELQPEGKKRISAREFINGYRPKDGEILGG, encoded by the coding sequence ATGAAATTGATATTCTGTGGCACTCCGCAATTCGCGGTTCCTACGCTCAACGCACTGGCTCAGGCCGGTCATGAAATTGCTCTCGTCGTCTGCCAGCCCGACCGGCCCAGCGGACGCGGTCAACAGATCTCAATTCCCGCAGTCAAGCAGCGCGCCCTTGAATTAGGACTGCAGGCTACGCAACCGGAAAAAATCAAAACCAACCCAGAATTCCAGGCGCAGCTTCAGGCGCTCAAGCCGCAGGTGATCATCGTGGTAGCCTACGGGCGCATTATCCCCAAGTGGATGCTCGATCTGCCGCCCCTGGGCAACCTGAACCTGCATGCCTCGCTGCTGCCGAAATACCGGGGGGCAGCGCCTATCCAGTGGGCCATCGCGAGCGGCGAGCAGATAACCGGCGCAACCACGATGCGCATTGACGAAGGACTCGATACCGGAGACATTCTGCTGCAGCGCGAAATCCCCATTTTGGAGAGTGCCACCGCGGTCACGCTCTCTCCACGGCTGGCACAGGCCGGTGCTGAGCTGATGGTGGAAACATTGCGTGGACTCGAGAGCAATTCGATCCAGCCCAAACCGCAGGATAATTCACGTGCGACTTTGGCTCCCATTCTGAACAAAGAAGATGGACGCATGGATTTTTCGCGTCCAGCAGAAGTTCTGGTGAACCGGCTGCGTGGATTTCAGCCCTGGCCGGGAGCTTTCACATCGTTTCGCAGAAAGCAGCTTCAGATAACTCAGGCCAAGGCGGGTGAAGCGTATTCCATTCAAATTCAATTTGGCGAGCTTCAATCCGGGGAGTTGCGAGTCTCGCAAGATCGCTTGCTGGCCGGTTGCGGAAACAACACCGTGCTTGAAATTCTTGAGCTCCAACCGGAAGGGAAAAAGCGCATAAGCGCCAGGGAATTCATTAATGGATACCGGCCTAAAGATGGAGAAATATTAGGTGGCTAG
- the def gene encoding peptide deformylase — MIYPIVKYGDAVLEKPAEPVTVFDDELRKLVEDMFASMYEAHGVGLAAPQIGISKRIAVIDVTFKENPGEKLVLVNPTIIHTEGKQAGQEGCLSLPEFREKVTRANRVTVRAQDLEGKFFEKTGEELLARAFLHETDHLNGKLFISHVSALKRDLIKRKIRKMVKAGEW, encoded by the coding sequence ATGATTTATCCCATAGTGAAATATGGCGATGCTGTGCTGGAGAAGCCCGCAGAGCCGGTAACCGTTTTTGACGACGAGCTGCGTAAGCTGGTCGAAGACATGTTCGCTTCCATGTATGAGGCACATGGCGTGGGCCTGGCTGCGCCGCAGATCGGCATCTCCAAACGCATTGCCGTGATTGACGTGACCTTCAAAGAAAACCCTGGCGAAAAACTGGTGCTGGTGAATCCCACAATTATTCACACCGAGGGAAAACAGGCCGGCCAGGAGGGCTGCCTCAGCCTTCCCGAGTTTCGCGAAAAAGTCACGCGCGCCAACCGCGTGACCGTGCGCGCCCAGGACCTGGAAGGCAAATTCTTTGAAAAGACCGGTGAAGAGCTGCTGGCGCGTGCCTTTCTGCATGAAACCGACCACTTGAACGGCAAGCTGTTTATCAGCCACGTCAGCGCGCTCAAACGTGATTTGATCAAGAGAAAAATCAGGAAGATGGTGAAGGCGGGTGAATGGTAA
- a CDS encoding LysR family transcriptional regulator, with translation MELRHLRYFVAVAEAGSLTVAAERNLHTSQPSLSRQIRDLEDEVGAQLLTRSARGIELTPAGRAFLDHARSALSQVEAAAEAARQVARPAKPCFAMGFLTGHELTWMPEALQILRDELPNIDVMISSQYSPQLASALVKGTVDAAFLRREQEAPDLVFHLLVKEPLVVVLPRDHRLAAFKAISPGDLAGETFVTVSNTAPVLRVVIDNYLKQSGINITPDHEVDHLAMGMSLIASTRGVGLLPAYAQNFLPRSVTSRPLKGDTPTIDLVLGYKKSNQSPILKLLLSRLDELVARASKKTR, from the coding sequence ATGGAATTACGACATCTCCGCTATTTCGTCGCGGTTGCCGAGGCGGGAAGTCTGACGGTGGCGGCAGAGCGAAACCTGCACACGTCGCAACCTTCCTTGAGCCGGCAGATTCGAGATCTTGAGGACGAGGTGGGCGCCCAACTCCTGACACGGAGCGCTCGCGGCATCGAACTGACACCGGCGGGTCGAGCCTTTCTCGATCACGCCCGCTCAGCCCTATCGCAGGTTGAAGCGGCAGCCGAAGCTGCACGCCAGGTCGCTCGTCCCGCCAAGCCATGCTTCGCGATGGGCTTTCTAACCGGACACGAATTGACGTGGATGCCCGAAGCCTTGCAGATCTTGCGGGACGAACTCCCTAACATCGACGTGATGATTTCGAGTCAATACTCGCCGCAGCTCGCGAGTGCCCTTGTGAAGGGAACCGTCGATGCAGCTTTTCTTCGACGGGAACAAGAGGCGCCAGACTTGGTATTCCATCTTCTCGTCAAGGAGCCCTTGGTGGTGGTCTTGCCTCGCGACCACCGTCTCGCTGCGTTCAAAGCCATCAGTCCGGGAGATCTGGCGGGTGAGACATTCGTGACCGTGTCGAACACGGCTCCAGTGCTGCGTGTCGTCATCGACAATTACCTGAAGCAGTCCGGAATCAATATCACGCCAGATCACGAGGTGGATCACCTCGCCATGGGAATGTCGTTAATTGCATCGACGCGCGGCGTAGGGCTGTTACCTGCTTACGCACAGAACTTTCTCCCTCGGTCCGTAACGAGTCGTCCTCTCAAGGGAGACACGCCGACTATCGATCTGGTCCTCGGCTACAAAAAGTCGAACCAGTCTCCCATCCTGAAGCTTTTGCTTTCGAGATTGGACGAGTTGGTCGCTCGTGCGTCAAAGAAGACCCGATAA
- a CDS encoding 3-oxoacyl-ACP reductase family protein codes for MSKKLEGKIALITGGSRGIGAAIAKRLAADGANVAITYTKGADAAASVVKAIERAGRKAIAIQADATDAGAVKAAVEKTVATFGQLDVLVNNAGTAIPKPFEETTLEEMDRVIDINVRGVFVATQAALKHMKSGGRVIMIGSAVGERVAAPGLVPYAGTKGAVKMFTQALAREIGGRGITVNNVQPGPIDTELNPAAGDWAVPQKAATALDRYGHVDEIAAMVAFVAGPESAYITGANLTVDGGMNA; via the coding sequence ATGTCTAAGAAACTGGAAGGAAAGATTGCACTCATTACCGGCGGCTCCCGCGGCATTGGCGCGGCAATCGCGAAACGTCTGGCTGCGGATGGAGCGAACGTGGCCATCACATACACGAAAGGCGCCGATGCGGCCGCGTCGGTCGTCAAAGCGATTGAACGCGCTGGCCGAAAGGCGATCGCAATTCAGGCGGACGCCACCGATGCCGGCGCCGTCAAAGCCGCAGTCGAAAAGACCGTGGCGACATTCGGCCAACTTGACGTCCTTGTGAACAACGCCGGCACGGCCATTCCAAAACCATTCGAGGAGACTACGCTGGAAGAGATGGATCGCGTGATCGACATCAACGTCCGCGGCGTATTCGTCGCGACGCAGGCGGCGCTGAAACACATGAAGAGCGGCGGTCGCGTCATCATGATCGGTTCGGCCGTCGGCGAACGTGTCGCGGCGCCCGGGCTTGTGCCATACGCGGGCACCAAGGGAGCCGTCAAGATGTTCACTCAGGCGCTGGCCAGAGAGATCGGGGGCCGAGGCATCACGGTAAACAATGTGCAGCCGGGTCCGATCGACACGGAGTTGAATCCAGCCGCGGGCGATTGGGCGGTACCGCAAAAGGCCGCCACAGCACTCGACCGCTACGGGCACGTTGATGAGATCGCTGCGATGGTAGCGTTTGTTGCCGGTCCGGAGTCCGCGTACATTACCGGAGCAAATCTTACCGTGGATGGCGGAATGAATGCCTGA